In Streptomyces puniciscabiei, a single genomic region encodes these proteins:
- a CDS encoding pyridoxal phosphate-dependent aminotransferase yields MSAATPPTERRVSARVGAISESATLAVDAKAKALKAAGRPVIGFGAGEPDFPTPDYIVEAAVEACKNPKYHRYTPAGGLPELKAAIAAKTLRDSGWEPDVSQILVTNGGKQAIYEAFAAILDPGDEVIVPAPYWTTYPESIRLAGGVPVEVVADETTGYRVSVEQLEAARTEKTKVVLFVSPSNPTGAVYSEAETEAIGRWAVEHGLWVLTDEIYEHLVYGDAAAVSLPALLPELRDKCVVVNGVAKTYAMTGWRVGWVIGPKDVVKAATNLQSHATSNVSNVAQVAALAAVSGDLEAVAKMREAFDRRRRTIVRMLNEIDGVVCPEPEGAFYAYPSVKALLGKEIRGKRPQDTVELAALILEEAEVAVVPGEAFGTSGYLRLSYALGDEDLVEGVSRIQKLLAEARD; encoded by the coding sequence ATGAGCGCTGCAACCCCACCCACCGAGCGCCGGGTCTCCGCCCGAGTCGGCGCGATCTCCGAGTCCGCCACCCTCGCCGTGGACGCCAAGGCCAAGGCCCTGAAGGCCGCCGGGCGTCCGGTGATCGGCTTCGGCGCCGGCGAGCCCGACTTCCCGACCCCGGACTACATCGTCGAGGCGGCCGTAGAGGCCTGCAAGAACCCCAAGTACCACCGCTACACGCCGGCCGGCGGCCTGCCCGAGCTGAAGGCCGCGATCGCCGCGAAGACGCTGCGCGACTCCGGCTGGGAGCCCGACGTCTCGCAGATCCTGGTGACCAACGGCGGCAAGCAGGCCATCTACGAGGCGTTCGCCGCGATCCTCGACCCGGGCGACGAGGTCATCGTCCCGGCGCCGTACTGGACGACGTACCCCGAGTCGATCCGCCTCGCGGGCGGTGTCCCGGTGGAGGTCGTGGCCGACGAGACGACCGGCTACCGCGTGTCGGTCGAGCAGCTGGAGGCGGCGCGCACGGAGAAGACGAAGGTCGTGCTCTTCGTCTCCCCGTCCAACCCGACCGGAGCGGTGTACTCGGAGGCCGAGACCGAGGCGATCGGCCGCTGGGCCGTGGAGCACGGCCTGTGGGTGCTCACCGACGAGATCTACGAGCACCTGGTCTACGGCGACGCCGCCGCGGTGTCCCTGCCGGCGCTGCTGCCCGAGCTGCGCGACAAGTGCGTCGTCGTCAACGGTGTGGCGAAGACCTACGCCATGACCGGCTGGCGTGTGGGCTGGGTCATCGGCCCGAAGGACGTCGTCAAGGCCGCGACGAACCTGCAGTCGCACGCCACCTCGAACGTCTCCAACGTGGCCCAGGTGGCCGCCCTGGCCGCCGTCTCCGGTGACCTCGAGGCCGTGGCGAAGATGCGCGAGGCCTTCGACCGGCGCCGCAGGACCATCGTGCGGATGCTCAACGAGATCGACGGCGTGGTCTGCCCGGAGCCCGAGGGCGCCTTCTACGCCTACCCGTCGGTCAAGGCCCTGCTCGGCAAGGAGATCCGCGGCAAGCGCCCGCAGGACACCGTCGAGCTGGCCGCCCTGATCCTTGAGGAGGCCGAGGTCGCGGTCGTCCCGGGCGAGGCCTTCGGCACGTCGGGCTATCTGCGGCTGTCCTACGCCCTGGGCGACGAGGACCTCGTCGAGGGCGTGAGCCGCATCCAGAAGCTGCTGGCGGAGGCCAGGGACTGA
- the rplA gene encoding 50S ribosomal protein L1: MSKRSKALRAADAKVDREKLYAPLEAVRLAKETSTTKFDATVEVAFRLGVDPRKADQMVRGTVNLPHGTGKTARVLVFATGDRAEAARAAGADIVGADELIDEVSKGRLDFDAVVATPDLMGKVGRLGRVLGPRGLMPNPKTGTVTPDVAKAVTDIKGGKIEFRVDKHSNLHFIIGKASFDDAKLVENYGAALEEILRLKPSAAKGRYLKKAAITTTMGPGIPVDPNRTRNLLVEEDPAAV; encoded by the coding sequence GTGAGCAAGCGCAGCAAGGCTCTCCGCGCTGCGGACGCCAAGGTCGACCGGGAGAAGCTGTACGCCCCGCTCGAGGCCGTCCGTCTCGCCAAGGAGACCTCCACGACCAAGTTCGACGCCACCGTCGAGGTCGCCTTCCGTCTGGGTGTCGACCCGCGCAAGGCCGACCAGATGGTCCGTGGCACCGTGAACCTTCCGCACGGCACCGGTAAGACCGCCCGGGTCCTGGTCTTCGCGACCGGCGACCGTGCCGAGGCCGCGCGTGCCGCGGGCGCCGACATCGTCGGTGCCGACGAGCTGATCGACGAGGTTTCGAAGGGCCGTCTGGACTTCGACGCCGTCGTCGCCACCCCGGACCTCATGGGCAAGGTCGGCCGCCTGGGCCGCGTCCTCGGCCCGCGTGGTCTGATGCCGAACCCGAAGACCGGCACCGTCACCCCCGACGTCGCCAAGGCCGTCACCGACATCAAGGGCGGCAAGATCGAGTTCCGCGTCGACAAGCACTCGAACCTGCACTTCATCATCGGCAAGGCGTCCTTCGACGACGCCAAGCTGGTGGAGAACTACGGCGCCGCGCTGGAGGAGATCCTCCGTCTGAAGCCGTCCGCCGCCAAGGGTCGCTACCTCAAGAAGGCCGCCATCACCACCACGATGGGCCCCGGCATCCCGGTCGACCCGAACCGCACCCGCAACCTCCTCGTCGAGGAGGACCCGGCCGCCGTCTGA
- the secE gene encoding preprotein translocase subunit SecE encodes MTDAVGSIDTPDAQDEALESKKKARKGGKRAKKGPLKRLATFYRQIIAELRKVVWPTRNQLTSYTTVVIFFVAIMIALVTVIDYGLNHAAKYVFG; translated from the coding sequence ATGACGGACGCCGTGGGCTCCATCGACACGCCTGATGCCCAGGACGAGGCGCTCGAGTCCAAGAAGAAGGCCCGCAAGGGCGGCAAGCGTGCCAAGAAGGGCCCGCTGAAGCGCCTCGCCACCTTCTACCGCCAGATCATCGCGGAGCTCCGCAAGGTCGTCTGGCCGACGCGCAACCAGCTGACGTCGTACACCACCGTGGTGATCTTCTTCGTCGCCATCATGATCGCGCTGGTGACCGTGATTGACTATGGGCTCAACCACGCGGCCAAGTACGTCTTCGGCTGA
- a CDS encoding adenosine deaminase, with protein sequence MERVRDLSELPKAHLHLHFTGSMRPGTVLELADKYGVRLPDALTEALTSGEPPKLRATDERGWFRFQRLYDAARSCLRRPEDIQRLVREAAEEDLRDGSGWLEIQVDPTSYAPRLGGLIPALEIILDAVETTSRETGLGMRVLVAANRMKHPLDARTLARLAVRYADRGVVGFGLSNDERRGMARDFDRAFHIAREGGLLSAPHGGELTGPASVRDCLDDLHASRIGHGVRAAEDPRLLKRLADRGVTCEVCPASNVALGVYEKPEDVPLRTFFEAGVPMALGADDPLLFGSRLAAQYEIARQAHGFSDAELAELARQSVRGSAAPEDVRARLLAGVDDWLARPAA encoded by the coding sequence ATGGAGCGTGTACGTGATCTCTCTGAACTGCCGAAAGCCCATCTGCACCTGCACTTCACCGGTTCGATGCGGCCGGGAACCGTCCTGGAACTGGCCGACAAGTACGGCGTACGCCTGCCCGACGCCCTGACGGAGGCCCTGACCAGCGGTGAACCGCCGAAGCTGCGGGCCACCGACGAGCGGGGCTGGTTCCGCTTCCAGCGGCTGTACGACGCGGCGCGCTCCTGCCTGCGCCGGCCGGAGGACATCCAGCGCCTGGTCCGGGAGGCCGCCGAGGAGGACCTCAGGGACGGCTCGGGGTGGCTGGAGATCCAGGTGGACCCGACGTCGTACGCGCCCCGGCTCGGCGGGCTGATTCCCGCGCTGGAGATCATCCTGGACGCGGTGGAGACGACGTCCCGGGAGACCGGGCTCGGCATGCGCGTGCTGGTCGCCGCCAACCGCATGAAGCACCCCCTGGACGCCCGCACGCTGGCCCGCCTGGCGGTGCGGTACGCGGACCGGGGTGTGGTCGGTTTCGGGCTCTCCAACGACGAGCGGCGGGGCATGGCGCGGGATTTCGACCGGGCCTTCCACATCGCGCGCGAGGGCGGTCTGCTGTCGGCCCCGCACGGCGGCGAGCTGACCGGCCCGGCCTCGGTGCGCGACTGCCTGGACGACCTGCACGCCTCACGGATCGGGCACGGGGTGCGCGCGGCCGAGGACCCGCGGCTGCTGAAGCGGCTGGCCGACCGGGGCGTGACCTGCGAGGTGTGCCCGGCCTCGAACGTGGCGCTCGGCGTGTACGAGAAGCCCGAGGACGTCCCGCTGCGGACGTTCTTCGAGGCCGGCGTGCCCATGGCCCTCGGCGCCGACGACCCCCTGCTGTTCGGCTCCCGGCTGGCCGCCCAGTACGAGATCGCCCGGCAGGCCCACGGCTTCTCGGACGCCGAACTGGCCGAGCTGGCCCGGCAGTCGGTACGGGGATCGGCCGCCCCGGAGGACGTCAGGGCGCGGCTGCTGGCCGGCGTGGACGACTGGCTGGCGCGCCCGGCGGCCTGA
- the rplK gene encoding 50S ribosomal protein L11 yields the protein MPPKKKKVTGLIKLQIQAGAANPAPPVGPALGQHGVNIMEFCKAYNAATESQRGWVIPVEITVYEDRSFTFVTKTPPAAKMILKAAGIEKGSGEPHKTKVAKITEAQVREIAQTKMPDLNANDLDAAAKIIAGTARSMGVTVEG from the coding sequence ATGCCTCCCAAGAAGAAGAAGGTCACGGGGCTCATCAAGCTCCAGATCCAGGCCGGTGCCGCCAACCCGGCTCCGCCGGTCGGCCCCGCGCTGGGTCAGCACGGTGTCAACATCATGGAGTTCTGCAAGGCCTACAACGCCGCGACCGAGTCGCAGCGCGGTTGGGTCATCCCGGTGGAGATCACGGTCTACGAGGACCGCTCCTTCACCTTCGTCACCAAGACGCCGCCGGCCGCGAAGATGATCCTCAAGGCCGCGGGCATCGAGAAGGGCTCCGGCGAGCCGCACAAGACCAAGGTCGCCAAGATCACCGAGGCGCAGGTCCGCGAGATCGCCCAGACCAAGATGCCCGACCTGAACGCGAACGACCTGGACGCCGCCGCGAAGATCATCGCCGGTACCGCGCGTTCCATGGGCGTCACGGTCGAGGGCTGA
- the nusG gene encoding transcription termination/antitermination protein NusG, which yields MSDPNLNDDAIESRATAAEMVDDELDIVEGADEQDEFEAAEAEAGGPAEEAALNVEDEEDEEAGEEAAAEAEEAEEAAEEEPAEPVDPVQALREELRSLPGEWYVIHTYAGYENRVKTNLEQRAVSLNVEDYIFQAEVPQEEVVQIKNGDRKTIKQNKLPGYVLVRMDLTNESWGVVRNTPGVTGFVGNAYDPYPLTLDEIVKMLAPEAEEKAAREAAEAEGKPAPQRKVEVQVLDFEVGDSVTVTDGPFATLQATINEINPDSKKVKGLVEIFGRETPVELSFDQIQKN from the coding sequence GTGTCTGACCCGAACCTGAACGACGACGCCATCGAGTCGCGCGCGACCGCTGCCGAGATGGTGGACGACGAGCTCGACATCGTCGAGGGCGCGGACGAGCAGGACGAGTTCGAGGCTGCCGAGGCCGAGGCGGGGGGGCCGGCCGAAGAGGCTGCCCTGAACGTCGAGGACGAAGAGGACGAGGAAGCCGGCGAGGAGGCTGCCGCCGAGGCCGAAGAGGCCGAAGAGGCCGCCGAGGAGGAGCCGGCCGAGCCCGTCGACCCCGTCCAGGCCCTGCGCGAGGAACTGCGTTCCCTGCCCGGCGAGTGGTACGTCATCCACACCTACGCCGGTTACGAGAACCGCGTGAAGACCAACCTGGAGCAGCGCGCCGTCTCGCTGAACGTCGAGGACTACATCTTCCAGGCCGAGGTGCCGCAGGAGGAGGTCGTCCAGATCAAGAACGGCGACCGCAAGACGATCAAGCAGAACAAGCTGCCGGGTTACGTCCTGGTCCGCATGGACCTGACCAACGAGTCCTGGGGTGTCGTCCGCAACACCCCGGGTGTCACCGGCTTCGTCGGCAACGCCTACGACCCGTACCCGCTGACCCTGGACGAGATCGTCAAGATGCTCGCTCCGGAGGCCGAGGAGAAGGCCGCCCGCGAGGCCGCCGAGGCGGAGGGCAAGCCCGCCCCGCAGCGCAAGGTCGAGGTCCAGGTGCTGGACTTCGAGGTCGGCGACTCGGTCACCGTCACCGACGGCCCGTTCGCCACGCTGCAGGCGACCATCAACGAGATCAACCCCGACTCGAAGAAGGTCAAGGGCCTGGTGGAGATCTTCGGCCGCGAGACGCCGGTCGAGCTGTCCTTCGACCAGATCCAGAAGAACTGA
- the rplJ gene encoding 50S ribosomal protein L10, with product MARPDKAAAVAELTDKFRSSNAAVLTEYRGLTVAQLKTLRRSLGENAQYAVVKNTLTKIAAKEAGITLEDQLFAGPTAVAFVTGDPVESAKGLRDFAKDNPNLVIKGGVLEGKALSADEIKKLADLESREVLLSKLAGAMKGKQSQAAALFQALPSKLVRTVDALRAKQAEQGGAE from the coding sequence ATGGCGAGGCCCGACAAGGCTGCCGCGGTTGCGGAGCTGACGGACAAGTTCCGCAGCTCCAACGCCGCCGTGCTGACCGAGTACCGCGGTCTCACCGTGGCGCAGCTCAAGACGCTGCGCCGGTCGCTCGGTGAGAACGCCCAGTACGCCGTGGTGAAGAACACGCTGACCAAGATTGCGGCCAAGGAGGCCGGGATCACGCTGGAGGACCAGCTCTTCGCTGGCCCGACGGCCGTCGCCTTCGTCACCGGTGACCCGGTGGAGTCGGCGAAGGGTCTGCGTGACTTCGCCAAGGACAACCCCAATCTCGTCATCAAGGGCGGTGTCCTGGAGGGCAAGGCCCTCTCCGCCGACGAGATCAAGAAGCTTGCGGACCTCGAGTCCCGCGAGGTTCTGCTCAGCAAGCTGGCGGGTGCCATGAAGGGCAAGCAGTCCCAGGCTGCCGCGCTCTTCCAGGCGCTCCCGTCGAAGCTCGTCCGCACCGTGGACGCGCTTCGCGCCAAGCAGGCCGAGCAGGGCGGTGCCGAGTAA
- the rplL gene encoding 50S ribosomal protein L7/L12, translating to MAKLSQEDLLAQFEEMTLIELSEFVKAFEEKFDVTAAAPVAVAAAGAPGAPAAEAVEEKDEFDVILTGAGDKKIQVIKVVRELTSLGLKEAKDLVDGTPKPVLEKVNKEAADKAAEALKGAGASVEVK from the coding sequence ATGGCGAAGCTCAGCCAGGAAGACCTGCTCGCGCAGTTCGAGGAGATGACCCTCATCGAGCTCTCCGAGTTCGTGAAGGCCTTCGAGGAGAAGTTCGACGTCACCGCTGCCGCCCCGGTCGCCGTGGCCGCCGCCGGCGCCCCGGGTGCCCCGGCCGCCGAGGCCGTCGAGGAGAAGGACGAGTTCGACGTCATCCTCACCGGCGCCGGCGACAAGAAGATCCAGGTCATCAAGGTCGTGCGTGAGCTGACCTCGCTGGGTCTGAAGGAGGCCAAGGACCTCGTCGACGGCACCCCGAAGCCGGTCCTCGAGAAGGTCAACAAGGAAGCCGCCGACAAGGCCGCCGAGGCCCTCAAGGGCGCCGGCGCCTCCGTCGAGGTCAAGTAA